One part of the Oryzias melastigma strain HK-1 linkage group LG21, ASM292280v2, whole genome shotgun sequence genome encodes these proteins:
- the jagn1a gene encoding protein jagunal homolog 1-A, with translation MTSRVRTAGTNGSDFKHREKVAPLYQMSASLKSEVRKLNVVHLLIWLLVAAQVTVSHLHLVSHDTVSTPYQWEYPYLLSVLPLLCSSLSLPKNNISYLVLSMISAGLFSVAPLIYGGMEMFPVAQQLYRHGKAYRFIFGFSAVTVMYLIMVVAVQVHAWQLYYMKKLLDSWFDATQEKKKK, from the exons ATGACATCACGTGTCAGAACTGCTGGAACCAATGGAAGCGACTTCAAACACAGAGAGAAGGTTGCTCCGCTTTATCAGATGAG TGCTTCCCTAAAATCAGAGGTACGCAAACTGAACGTGGTGCATCTCCTGATCTGGCTGCTGGTGGCCGCTCAAGTCACCGTCAGTCACCTCCACCTGGTGTCACATGACACCGTGTCCACGCCATACCAGTGGGAGTATCCGTACCTGCTCAGCGTCCTCCCTCTGCTGTGCAGCAGCCTGTCTCTCCCCAAGAACAATATCAGCTACCTGGTCTTATCCATGATCAGCGCAGGGCTGTTCTCTGTGGCTCCTCTGATCTACGGAGGCATGGAGATGTTCCCCGTGGCGCAGCAGCTGTACCGCCACGGCAAAGCCTACCGCTTCATCTTTGGCTTCTCTGCAGTGACTGTCATGTACCTCATCATGGTGGTGGCCGTTCAAGTGCATGCATGGCAGCTATATTACATGAAAAAACTGTTAGACTCTTGGTTTGATGCCActcaggaaaagaagaagaagtaa
- the tfg gene encoding protein TFG isoform X1 → MNGQLDLSGKLIIKAQLGDDIRRIPIHNEDITYDELVLMMQRVFRGKLQSSDEVTIKYKDEDEDLITIFDSSDLSFAIQCSRILKLTLFVNGQPRPLESSQVKYLRRELIELRNKVNYLLDSLEPPTEPGLAATAPDTESVDGREGKVVAADPSVKGPPVSAASMSAFDPLKNQDEVSKNVISAFGLSEDQAPAPPAVVAEERSGTPDSIASSSSAAPQPGVPPQPQPAYPGVQQGPPSGMDGQVYQQYQAPGGYPPQQPGAPSQYAMQYPAGYSPQSGAPQPGAPQPGPPQQPQQQQQFQNYPPPSSQAPAPAPAPTPGFQGGQQQPHPSHGAQQYPPGAFTPQNFNSQASQPANYSIPPTSQPGSGYQPRPGYTPPPGSTPPPGSANPYARNRPPYGQGYAQPGPGYR, encoded by the exons ATGAACGGCCAGCTGGACCTGAGCGGGAAGCTCATCATCAAAGCCCAGCTGGGCGACGACATAAGGCGCATCCCCATCCATAATGAAGACATCACATACGACGAGCTGGTGTTGATGATGCAGCGCGTCTTCAGGGGCAAACTGCAGAGCAGCGACGAGGTTACCATCAAATACAAAGATGAAG ATGAAGATCTCATCACCATCTTTGACAGCTCCGACCTGTCTTTTGCAATCCAGTGCAGTAGAATACTCAAACTGACTTTATTTG TGAACGGCCAGCCCAGGCCTTTGGAATCAAGTCAAGTGAAGTACCTCCGCAGAGAGCTCATCGAGCTCCGAAACAAAGTCAACTATCTCCTCGATAGCTTGGAACCCCCCACAGAGCCCGGCCTAGCTGCTACTGCACCAGACACCG AGTCAGTCGATGGGCGTGAAGGTAAAGTCGTTGCAGCTGACCCCTCAGTCAAAGGCCCCCCCGTCAGTGCAGCCAGCATGTCGGCCTTTGACCCTTTGAAAAACCAAGATGAGGTCAGCAAGAATGTCATCTCTGCTTTCGGCCTGAGTGAGGACCAGGCTCCAG CTCCCCCTGCTGTTGTAGCAGAGGAGCGCTCGGGAACCCCCGACAGCATCGCTTCATCCTCATCTGCAGCGCCTCAGCCGGGAGTCCCCCCCCAGCCACAGCCTGCCTATCCTGGAGTACAGCAGGGACCGCCTTCTGGGATGGATG GCCAAGTGTACCAACAGTACCAGGCTCCTGGGGGGTACCCGCCTCAGCAGCCGGGCGCCCCCTCCCAGTATGCGATGCAATATCCTG CAGGTTATAGTCCTCAGTCAGGAGCCCCCCAGCCAGGAGCTCCTCAGCCTGGCCCTCCACAgcagccgcagcagcagcagcagtttcaGAATTAccctcccccctcctcccaAGCTCCTGCTCCTGCTCCAGCTCCAACCCCCGGCTTCCAAGGAGGGCAGCAGCAGCCCCACCCATCACACGGAGCCCAGCAGTATCCACCAGGAGCCTTCACTCCCCAAAACTTTAACTCCCAAGCCTCCCAGCCTGCCAACTACAGCATTCCGCCCACCTCCCAGCCCGGCTCAGGGTACCAGCCCCGCCCGGGGtacacccctcccccaggaaGCACCCCTCCACCTGGAAGTGCAAACCCGTACGCCCGTAACCGCCCTCCGTACGGTCAGGGCTACGCTCAACCGGGCCCTGGCTACCGGTAA
- the tfg gene encoding protein TFG isoform X2, protein MNGQLDLSGKLIIKAQLGDDIRRIPIHNEDITYDELVLMMQRVFRGKLQSSDEVTIKYKDEDEDLITIFDSSDLSFAIQCSRILKLTLFVNGQPRPLESSQVKYLRRELIELRNKVNYLLDSLEPPTEPGLAATAPDTESVDGREGKVVAADPSVKGPPVSAASMSAFDPLKNQDEVSKNVISAFGLSEDQAPAPPAVVAEERSGTPDSIASSSSAAPQPGVPPQPQPAYPGVQQGPPSGMDGQVYQQYQAPGGYPPQQPGAPSQYAMQYPGYSPQSGAPQPGAPQPGPPQQPQQQQQFQNYPPPSSQAPAPAPAPTPGFQGGQQQPHPSHGAQQYPPGAFTPQNFNSQASQPANYSIPPTSQPGSGYQPRPGYTPPPGSTPPPGSANPYARNRPPYGQGYAQPGPGYR, encoded by the exons ATGAACGGCCAGCTGGACCTGAGCGGGAAGCTCATCATCAAAGCCCAGCTGGGCGACGACATAAGGCGCATCCCCATCCATAATGAAGACATCACATACGACGAGCTGGTGTTGATGATGCAGCGCGTCTTCAGGGGCAAACTGCAGAGCAGCGACGAGGTTACCATCAAATACAAAGATGAAG ATGAAGATCTCATCACCATCTTTGACAGCTCCGACCTGTCTTTTGCAATCCAGTGCAGTAGAATACTCAAACTGACTTTATTTG TGAACGGCCAGCCCAGGCCTTTGGAATCAAGTCAAGTGAAGTACCTCCGCAGAGAGCTCATCGAGCTCCGAAACAAAGTCAACTATCTCCTCGATAGCTTGGAACCCCCCACAGAGCCCGGCCTAGCTGCTACTGCACCAGACACCG AGTCAGTCGATGGGCGTGAAGGTAAAGTCGTTGCAGCTGACCCCTCAGTCAAAGGCCCCCCCGTCAGTGCAGCCAGCATGTCGGCCTTTGACCCTTTGAAAAACCAAGATGAGGTCAGCAAGAATGTCATCTCTGCTTTCGGCCTGAGTGAGGACCAGGCTCCAG CTCCCCCTGCTGTTGTAGCAGAGGAGCGCTCGGGAACCCCCGACAGCATCGCTTCATCCTCATCTGCAGCGCCTCAGCCGGGAGTCCCCCCCCAGCCACAGCCTGCCTATCCTGGAGTACAGCAGGGACCGCCTTCTGGGATGGATG GCCAAGTGTACCAACAGTACCAGGCTCCTGGGGGGTACCCGCCTCAGCAGCCGGGCGCCCCCTCCCAGTATGCGATGCAATATCCTG GTTATAGTCCTCAGTCAGGAGCCCCCCAGCCAGGAGCTCCTCAGCCTGGCCCTCCACAgcagccgcagcagcagcagcagtttcaGAATTAccctcccccctcctcccaAGCTCCTGCTCCTGCTCCAGCTCCAACCCCCGGCTTCCAAGGAGGGCAGCAGCAGCCCCACCCATCACACGGAGCCCAGCAGTATCCACCAGGAGCCTTCACTCCCCAAAACTTTAACTCCCAAGCCTCCCAGCCTGCCAACTACAGCATTCCGCCCACCTCCCAGCCCGGCTCAGGGTACCAGCCCCGCCCGGGGtacacccctcccccaggaaGCACCCCTCCACCTGGAAGTGCAAACCCGTACGCCCGTAACCGCCCTCCGTACGGTCAGGGCTACGCTCAACCGGGCCCTGGCTACCGGTAA